In the genome of Arabidopsis thaliana chromosome 4, partial sequence, the window GATCAGGTCTCCCATGAGATGGTCAACCCGGAGTCTCAAGACAGGATGTGTCTTGAAGGGGCCGACGTCGTGCCAGCTCAAGAGATCGCCGAGTGCGATCGAAGTCAGTCCGTTCAGGTCGTCGAGCCTGAAGTTCAAAATATTACCGACGACCGCTCCGTCGTCGTTTATGCCGCCCCTCCAGCAGGCGAAGAGGTCAACACGGGCCTAACTATCCTTGATCAAGACAAGGACGAAACCGTTGCTGAGCCCGGGATTTCCAGGAGGTCCCGTGAGGAGAAAGGGAAAGGAGGGGCTAACCAATCCAAGAAGAGGTCGGCTTCTGAAGCCGGTTTAGATGAGGCCGCTGCTCCAAAGACGTTTCGCCTGTCGCGAGGCGAGACTCTTAATTCTGACCAGTTTACGTTCAAGTATTCTGGTGAGAAATTCCTCGTGAGAGATCAAGAGGCCGCCAGCCATCTTTGGCGCAACTTGATGCTCCCTGGGACGAAGGATTTCCCTAATCCTGACGATCTGGTTCTAAAAGAGGGATATCAGAAGTTTGCCAGATCATCACTTGAGGTACGCGCTAGTTACATGTCTTCCTGTGGCTTAGTATCCTAGTATTTTGGCTTTAAACATGGCTCTTTTTCCAGACCGCCGCCCTGGCTAACGATCTGATCGCGACATACGATCGCAAGTTGAAGCTGAAGCTCGCCGACAGAGAGGCCTTCGATAATCTGAAGAAGTGCGCAGACCAGGCCAAAGCCATCTATGCCAAAGACATGAAGGAAATGGCTTCATTGAGAGATGCTGCCGAGATTCATAAAGCGGAGATGAGCTCGTTGAACGACGAGGTCAAGAGGCTCAATAGTCGAGAAGCTGATCTTCAGAAAGAGTTCAGCGATCTTCAGGTTGCATTGGTTGCTGTAAAAGAGCACGGGGAGAGGGAGTGCAACAGGTTGCGGAATGACCGAGCTGCTAAAGTCGCCCGTACTACAAAGAAAGCCCAAGCTCGTCTTGATAGAGTGAAGGCTTATCTCAAGGAGCAAGAGGACCTCGTCGGGCCAAAGGTGGATGCTGAGAATCAAGCCAGAGGCGCTGAGGAGATAGTGGGCATCCTTATGCAGAGAGGTGCGAAGATTGCGGCATCTGAACTCAGCGGCCTTAAGGAGTTAACCAAAAGGGCGACCGACGAAGTTAATGCCTTGAACGTTATCGAGCTCGGGGACGATGATCTTAACATGTCCCCAGATCAGCTCGGTTTTTCGAGGCAAATCTCCCAAGTTGCTCCAGTGGCGGACCAGCACGGCTCAAATGTCGACCTGTTAGCGGAAGTGATTCGACGTGTAAGCGTTGAAGAAACGAACCAGACGACCTGAATAGGTCGTCTTTGTaatctattttgaaatattgatCGTGGACCCAATTTTCGGGGCGATCTCAAAACTCTTATTTAACCGTGGACCCACTTTCGGGgcggtttttaattttaacttcTATTTTCGATGATTTTCTATCTTGCCTGTTTCCGAAGCAGAATAGttcttttttccatttatgAGCTTTGTCATTTTTTGGAAAAGGAAATAGGGGGAAGTCAACCCGTAATTAAGTAAATTCCCATTTTCCCAGTTTTGGAGAAAATGGAAATATTAATGTCTCGgaaaaggaaaatgagaatttcCAGATCGCATTTAGGCAAATTCCCAATTCGATTTCTGTATTTGCCCCTATAAATACTCTGTTGATCGACTATTGTTTCATCGGCCCTTTCGTTGGAGAGTGCTGGATCTTCTCCCTTCGTTGGCAAAAATGTTCCGACTTTCTCGAATGCTGAGGCGATTGAACGAGGGATGCCGTTCTTCAATAACCTTCGAGTTCCCTGGACTCTCCTATTCCAGGCGAGCTCGGAGGAAAGACGTGAAGCCGAGGGTTTCTTGTCATGTGTCGAGTCTAGGCATAAGGAATACCGCGAGATGCTGAGGTACTATGATGAACGAAGATCTGACATCGCTCGAAAAATGGCTATGCTGGAGTCTCATCCTCGCCATTGGCTTAAGAATGGTTTTCAGCTTCTGGCTCCGATGCCGGACGTTCTTTTGTCGTATTGTGAGGACTGTGATCGAGATGCTGCTGCCGTCTCAAAGGAGAAGAATCCAACAATCATTGCTGATGGGAACTTCATTCCCAGGACGCCTTCTCTATTCTACCTTGGGCCGGCTGCTACTGATGCTGATACCACGGAGTGTCAGAACTTCGTTAACCAAGTAAGGATTgctttggtttgtgttttcgATATCgggatgtttttttttttttaagaacttcGTTGCTTTGATTTCTCAGGTCGGATTTCTGCATCAGGATCAATGCCGCGAGCTGCAGTACTTTCGAACCAAGAAACGGAGTGGACTTTCGTCTCGAAGAGCTCGAAACTCTGATTGctaagctgaagaagaaaaggagaagggTCGTCACTCGTCTGGATGAGGTCGAACAAACGATTAGGGCATTGGAGATTCGTTCGGAGGATTGGGAGAGAGCTGGTCTGCAACTAGTGGCCCATGCCAGATCGCAAAAGTGTACAAGGAGAATCGAAGAGATTGTGATTGCAAAAGTGTTACTTATATAGAGAAGAGGAGATTCTGTGTTCGTAGTTGGAATAGGAATCGCAGGAGTTATAGAGATAAGAGCTCCGGTCCCAAGTCATTTTCGATTTGGAGGACTCGCAtagagttttaaattttttaatttttttaacaaacgCAAAAATTAGCCTGATTAAAGTTATTGATAGAAATtgcattaaaaattaaaacatcatcactgcaaataaaacaatattttaactCATCTTTTCCTGAAATTGAAGTTGACAAATTTCATGAAGAAAACTTGTAGCAAAAAGAGTAACGTAGCAACAGAACTTTGGTAAACATTTATTACATCATTCAAAAAAGGTctgagaacaaagaaaagcaaCAAACATACCCCCAAAAAAGCCTCGAATCCAAAGAAACAGGTGCTAAATCTTTACCTTTTCAAGACAGAGTTtaacaaatgttttcttgtctCCTTATTAATCATCTCAAAGAAACTCTTACTGGAGACTTTGGCGGCTTCATCGAAAGAGCTTTGGTAAAGGTTTTTAATGGGTCAAGAGTGAGTGAGTACTCTTGATAGTATGATAAATAGCGGCTAATGCAGTAACCGAGGTGATGACTGGAAGTTGCTGTTGTGTATGGTAAAGGACTTGGTAGAAACTCGGGTAGGTGAGGCAGATCATACCCATCTTCAGGTAGAGAAGGTAGCCAGCGAAAGTGACACCGGTCAAGTAAACCCCTGAGATTCTGTTGAAAATCGATAGCATGGAGTTCATCTGAGGCTGGTAAACAGAAAGGTGAGGAGATAAAGGGCgaaagcttttgatttttggttccTCCTGTGTTGTCTTTATATCCCCTGAGATTGTAGAAAACAATCGTTTCGATGTTCCCACATCAAGAGCACGGAAAGATCGAGTCAATTGAGCACCAACAATTGCAGCTTCAGTAGATTTTGACTTCTGGAAAAATCGAGACAAGGATCACCAGGCAAAAAGGATAAGTTAAGCTGCTCTTAAACattacaaaagcaaaaatcaaacaaaatgtaGACAAAGTCATTTTacctctctctcctctctaaTGGCATTGTTAGTGCCCAAACCAGTACCAAGAATGTCATTCACAACAGGTTTTGacctataaaagaaaacaacacgTAGTCGAAATGACATCCACAGAGTAATTCTAATAGGTATAAAAagcacaagaaacaaacacaaacctaCCCGAAAGCTCTGGAGAAACTTGCATAGTTCTGACCAATGTATGAACTACCCCAGGAAGGTTGAGCATTACCAGCAAGCTGCAAAACAAGAACGTTTCAAGAGCAGtcaaaaccaacaatttcTCTACGCATATGCAATAAACAAAACGACCATAACCTCTAATGATTGTTAGGCACTCAAACTACAACAGTGATATGAAGCtaaactctcttcttcatcccaACCTTTTAGCACTATACTCAACTACAAGCTTTCTCAATCAatcaaaaggaaacaaattctTAAGGTTAATTTCGACAGATATGTGTCTACTTACACAACAATCTCatctcaaatttttgtttaaatgaaACGATTAAACACATAACACACCAAAATCCGcaaatggatatatatatatatcatttccTGAAAATTTCCGGCGAAGCGAAGCAGAGCTCAGATGGGTAAATCATGAAGTCGAAAGACGAAACTAAACGAATCACAAAAAATTTCTCGATCTATCAATAATACCACCAAAAAGACGCAATCAACGAGAGTGAAAAACATACGGATTTGTAAACGGAAAGAGGCGCGGAGACGACGTCGCGTCGACGAATCGATCGGAAAAGAGCCGTGGCAGCCATGGACTGAATCAGATGAGAATTCTCTGCTAATGATCTTCCTGCGTAAATTCGAGAGAAGTAAgccaacaaaagaaatggGATCTCGATTAAATCAGCCCtaattatttcataaaaattaaaataaattagaggGTAATTGCGTAAATTACAAATTCCCCAACGAAAGTTATCCGCACGTTTCACAATGAGATTATTGAAACCTCTGGCTCCTTTAGCGGGTCTCTCCGGTGAGTGCTACAAACAAGTCAAGTGATAAAAACTTCGGAACCACTGTAGTGGTTGTAGTTGTTCCGTATAAGTTTTGGCGTGGTGGTGGGTTCCAAAGAATAAGAACCAAACAATGAGCTAGCCAGCTGTGTCGTCGTTGGTTCTTACATCGCTAGTTTTGTGGTAGCTTCTTCTCGGGCTAGTTTTGTGACCGCTTCTTTGAAAACTTATAAGCTTAAAGAAAGATAATATCCAATCCAATgaaaataaactataaagtataaagtgacaaaattttgaaaacttcttctctttaaccATCACATTACATAACAAAGGTTTTTTAGCAGAGAAACATTAAGTTTAGTTCCCTGACAAAAGCTTATTCCAGAAACATATCCACTGCTCGTTGTTCTAAAAGGCAAAAGTTCCTTGGACATAGAACCCACCATGATCTAAACCTCATCTCTTAAAACCCAAGTGGCAAGAATTTACCAAATCTCCTCACTTTTTCACTTCCTCGTACTCTGCCTCTGGAGCTTGATCACTGCCTCCCTCAGATCCTCCTCCTGGTGCAGAGCCTCCACCAGAACCACCAGACATGTGCTCCCCAATCTTAGAAACAGCTTTGTTTGCCGCCTCAATCTTGGCCTTGATCTCGTTGAGATCATCCCCAGAGGAAGCGCTCCTTAGATCTGCCACAGCATCTTCAATCTCCTTGGCGATTTCACTTGGGATCTTCTCTCTGTATTCACCAAGACTCTTCTCTATGCTGTAAATTGTTGTGTCAGCTGTGTTCTTGGTGTCGAtcaattcttttctttgtctttctgAGCATGCAACTCTGCTTCTCTCACCATCTTAGGTCTCACGGACATGTTACGTGATCGAGAAGAAGCAGCGAAAGAAGGATATAGCAATTAAAGGACGAAGAGCGAGCTGCGCCGTCGGAGCGACCAGCTCGCGAATCAATGAAGGCGCCAAGTTGCAGGATTATTGTTAACGTAAACCAGAAATGAATAAACAGAGTTTGAAATCAATAGAACAGAGAGATGAAAATAGAGTACTCCGATTAACACACTTGATACAACGTTCGTAAAGAGACGCGATATCAACTTCTCACCTACAAGAGACTCGACGAGAGCTCCGGTAAAACGATGAGGGAAATCTAGAAGTCTCTAGAGAGAGATTACAACCAGATTATTCGATAATGAAAGCATGAGCATAACATGTTGCTCTTATacaaaaaggtaaagaaagtAAACGTTAACCACGTTAATAACGATCGCCGTTAACGTCCATTTGCATTGCCAGCTCGCCAGCTCACAACACGTGCTTTGCTTAACATCCCTGACTTCACATTTCCAGATCGCCAGCTCACAACACGTGCTTTGCTTAACATCCCTGACTTCACATTTCCAGCTCGCCAGCTTGACCCCTGAACGCTATAGCTTGACTTCAGTTTTCCTATAACAAATCTCCCCTCTTCAGAGAACCTTGACCTCAAGGTTCATGGAAACATATTTGCCAGTTTATAGAGTAACTCCATGTAGCCTCTTCCACATAAATCAACATGAATCATAGCTTTCCTTTTACCAAGTCCTAAACCTTGAATCGCCAAGCTTGTGACAActtcatcatcctctgttGTCTAATTCGTAGTTACTCTTTCTACGGATTTGTCAGTAAATCTGTAGCCCTTGCATCTGTCTTGTATTTAAACCACCAATCTTTGCCTAATTTCCTCACTCCCAAAGTTGAAACACAACTTTTGCTACCAAACAAGTGCATATATGTGAGCATCTTCATTGTCAAACTCTGAAACAGACcctgaagaaggagaatgcTGAAGCTCATCTTTATGCACTGAATCATAGGAGAACCAGTGTGAATTTGACCCTGAAGTGACACAATCTCCCGACCCGTTTCATGTCTGCTTGGATCTCCCATTCTTCGATCATAGAGAAGTGACAAAAAGCTAGATGTTGTAGATTTCATGACTAAGACCATCCAAGACCAGTGATCACCACTCATTTCAACATGCACCATGGTCTTGCTCTTCCAACAATGCCAAACCGCAAAATGATAAGTCATACGCAAATTGAAAGAATTCAGTCTCGTGAAACCCTCTTCCCCAAATTTATACTTGAACCACCACCGTTTGGTAAACttgatctttttgtttctcatcaCTTCTTGAATGACTAAACTGGTTTGCAACAGCAGCCTCTTTACCATTGTAATCCGGTCATACACAAATTGTTCTCCATGACCTGCATCACTCTCTGTTATCCCAAGTATCATGCTAAGCAAACATCTCACATCAACAATCCTGGCCACAATGAACATCTCTTGATGTTCTCTCTTATCAGACATTAGCTGAAAGTGTGTTGTATATCCATGTTCTCTCATCATTTGTAAATTTCTATTCACGAACTTAAATTTCCAGGACTTGAATCTGATATGTAACCCTATTGGAAGTGATTCATGATCCCCTTGGTCTTGTGAGCTGGTTTTAAATTTGAACTTCCAGGATTTGAGAGACTTACTAGGCTTCTTCTGGACATGGACGGTAGCACTTCCACAACTAGAGTGtaattcatcaacaacaaatccaATTGATGACAGCATTTGATTCATTGTTGCATCAACTTTATCAAAATCCTTAAGGTTTGAACGAACCTTCTGAAGTTGTGAGACACCTTCTATGTCTATGGAGTGAAACGCGGCTTGATCTTGAATCAACGGCTTATGTTCAATCCATGAATCTGTTTCACACTCTTCTATGTTGAATCCAAAGACGTCCCCAGCATCCGAATtttgatcatcatcactagACATAGCATCATCAATTTCAACCAAATATTTCTTCACCGTCGCAACCGCATTCTCTACCAAGTCTGAACCACTAAGGAATCGATCTCCATCATTACCTATCATGCAATTACCATCATTAATCATAGAAGTTCCTGCAGCATTACTTGAAACATGTTGAGCTTCTTTCTGATAATCATCACTCTTTTTTCTGATAAGCACACTCTTTGGGTGAGCCATCTCATATAATCTTCCCAACATTAAACATTGTTGAATTGTCTGAGGTCCAAACATCCTAACATTCAGTTGAGTATCAGTTCTCAAACCTGCCAAgtaaacactaaccaagtaATCTTCAGCGAAGTTCAATCTAGTGCTAATCAACTCAAATCGAGCATGATACTCCTCTATTCCTTCAGTCTCCTGCAACTGTGTCAGTTTTGCAATCGAGTCATTAACATGCTCATCATATCTCACTTGCAACAACAGTTTGTAACTCCACCAATCATGCCTAACATGCTTCCACCACATCGATTGTACAATTGATTGGTGCAAAGTCGCAGCAGTGTCATCGAAATGGAGTGAAGCGAAGCCAACTTTCAATTCCTCCGGAGTACGatcaattaagaaaaattgttcAATCTGGAACAACCATTCTGTAATTCTATCACCATTAAATCTGAGATGCTCAAGTCTCGCAAAATCAGATCTCTCTTCCAATGGAAAATATTTGTTCGACATACCGACTCTCTCTTTGCTGGTGTCAGGAGTGACGATCGGAGCTGTAGATATCAGCTGTGAGGATCTTCCAATGTTGTAAGCTCTCGTATCCAACATTGATTCTCCGATGCACGGTGAGGATTGAACACCAAATTGCTGATTCGTCGTCGCCGCTTTGCCGGAACGCACATCAGATTTGTGACCACAAACCACTTTCAATGACGGATACATAGTTTCGTGAATAGCTGAAACCTCCCGATAAAACATCTGCGAACGAGTTTCTGCCATTGATTCCGAGGAAACGCTTGGCTCTGATACCAGTGTTAACGTAAACCAGAAATGAATAAACAGAGTTTGAAATCAATAGAACAGAGAGATGAAAATAGAGTACTCCGATTAACACACTTGATACAACGTTCGTAAAGAGACGCGATATCAACTTCTCACCTACAAGAGACTCGACGAGAGCTCCGGTAAAACGATGAGGGAAATCTAGAAGTCTCTAGAGAGAGATTACAACCAGATTATTCGATAATGAAAGCATGAGCATAACATGTTGCTCTTATacaaaaaggtaaagaaagtAAACGTTAACCACGTTAATAACGATCGCCGTTAACGTCCATTTGCATTGCCAGCTCGCCAGCTCACAACACGTGCTTTGCTTAACATCCCTGACTTCACATATCCAGCTCGCCAGCTCACAACACGTGCTTTGCTAAACATCCCTGACTTCATATTTCCAGCTCGCCAGATTAACCCCTGAACGCTATAGCTTGACTTCAGTTTTCCTATAACAATTATCCAGGTCAACATCGACGAGTCGGATCCATCTCGGACGGTCGGTATCGGAAGCGAGCTAGAAGGAGAGATAAAGGAAGAGCTGATCGCCTTCCTGAAATCGAGGTCGTCATCTTTTGCTTGGTCTACGAAGGATATGACAGGAATCGCCCCGGAGGTAACCTGTCATAAGCTCAATAAGGATCCAAACTTCAAACCAGTTCGCCACCGGAAGGGCCAGCACTAACGGGAGGATTTGACGCAGCCGCCTCTCCGTCTAAAGGCTGTCTTTCCTCTTCGATGGGAGCTGGGGGAGGTGGCATGTTTAAAAGCTAATGAAGGATTTCCTGACCTTCCCCATTATCCTGTTGACGCGCGACCTCGTGACGTCTTTCCAGGTACGACGACGAGCTCGGAAGATCGCCTCTAAAACTCCTTCGAACTCGACGGGAAAATCCGGACTAGGCCTGTATCGATctgcaacaaaagaaaaagctatGAGAATCTAATCGGGATCGACATATCTTTACCctatctatttaaaaaaaatctaccaGGAAACTCCGTCCACATCCTTTTCCTCCCCGAGAACGGACGCTCATACGACGCGAGGTCGACCCTGACGTAgaagtaaaaattaaaaaccgcCCCGAAAGTGGGTTCACGGTTAAATAAGAGTTTTGAGATCGCCCCGAAAATTGGGTCCACGatcaatatttcaaaatagattACAAAGACGACCTATTCAGGTCGTCTGGTTCGTTTCTTCAACGCTTACACGTCGAATATCACTTCCGCTAACGAGGTCGACATTTGAGCCGTGCTGGTCCGCCACTGGAGCAACTTGGGAGGTTTGCCTCGAAAAACCGAGCTGATCTGGGGACATGTTCAGATCATCGTCCCCGAGCTCGATAACGTTCAAGGCATTAACTTCGTCGGTCGCCCTTTTGGTTAACTCCTTAAGGCCGCTGAGTTCAGATGCCGCAATCTTCGCACCTCTCTGCATAAGGATGCCCACTATCTCCTCAGCGCCTCTGGCTTGATTCTCAGCATCCACCTTTGGCCCGACGAGGTCCTCTTGCTCCTTGAGATAAGCCTTCACTCTATCAAGACGAGCTTGGGCTTTCTTTGTAGTACGGGCGACTTTAGCAGCTCGGTCATTCCGCAACCTGTTGCACTCCCTCTTCCCGTGCTCTTTTACAGCAACCAATGCGATCTGAAGATCGCTGATCTCTTTCTGAAGATCGGAACCAATCTACAATGCCATTCTGGGAAGTCCTTGGACGTGGACCATTGAAAGATGAGCCCGCATTCTTTCGTTCTTAGCTTCGAATTCCCCGCTGAACCGACTGACTACGAGTTGAGAGTCACTGAAAGCTTTGATCTGTTTGGCTCCGAGCCCCTTAGCGAGTCGAAGTCCTGCGAGAAGTGCTTCGTATTCTGCTTCGTTATTCGATGCCTTAAACTGGAGCCGAAGTGACTGTTCAAGGATTTCTCTGGTTGGTGACTGAAGTAGAATTCCGAGGCTGGAGCCTTGTAATGATGAGGAGCCGTCCGAGTAGAGTATCCAGTTTTCGTCCGGGATAACGTCAATCACATCCGGGGATAGTTCAGTCATGAAGTCCGCTAGGACCTGAGATTTGAGGCTCGGGCGAGAGCGATATTCCACGTCGTATTCACTCAGTTCGATTGCCCATTTCGCAATTCGTCTAGACTGGTTTGGGCTGTGGAGCACTGTGCGTAGTGGCTGATCAGTGAACACTATGGAATGTGATTGGAAATAAGGTCGGAGTTTCCGAGCTGCCGTTATCACCGCCAACGCCAGCTTTTCTAAGGTCGGATATCTGGTCTCGGCGTCATTCAGGGCTTTACTGGTATAGAAGATAGGTTTTTCGTTGATTGTACCCCGAGAAGGCATCCATGAAAGATAAAAGCTGATTTCCAGACGTTGCCTCGACTAGGCGATCTATGTGTGGCAGTGGATAACTGTCTTTAGGGCAAGCCCTGTTTAGGTCGGTGTAATCCACGCAGACTCTCCACTtaccattcttctttttgaccaCGACTGGGTTGGCCAGCCATTCTGGATATTGTACTTCTTTAATCAGGCCGGCTTTTAGGAGCCGCTCGACCTCGTCTTGGACGGCTTTGGCGCGGTCTGACCCCAGCCGCCTTCCTTTTGGCAGCTCGTCGAGTCGGCGATTAGTCTCCATGACTGATTCAGAGAGATCTTTCGTCACGGTTGTGAGGATGGCTTTGATGTCCTCCAATGAGAAAGATGGTGAGTCGATAGGGGTCTCCCCGTGTGTTGGTTGATTCACGGTCGTTTTGGCCGCTACTTCGACGGTAGATGGTGGATCTCCTCCGTGGAGGAGACTTGATTCCGTCCCATCATCGTTGACTGGAGGAATGATGGGGTCGATGACGATTTGAACCATGCTTGCTTTGATTAAAGGAGGGTagagaaaatttgtttatattccCCCCTACCTGGCGCGCCAATTGTTGATTCTGTAATCAAACAATGAATTTGTACTAAGGGATTTAGACAAATTCACTCCTCTCTTAGCTCACAAATAATCAAAGGGAGAGAACAAAGTTGCTTGAATAAAAAGCTGGGGTTTGCTCTATAATTGTAGTCTCTTGTATTCGGTTAAAGATGATCCTTGGGGACTTTGACCCCCCCTATTTATACAATGGGTTGAACGTATCAAAATATGATAAACTTCTAATTATCCTAGGTCTAAATCTTCATTACTTCCATTCTTCATGAGATCCTCCTTAAATGGAAGTTTTCCCTTTACACGACCTGAGAAGCCGCCTATGGCGATCTCGATTGTCGACCCAAATCTTCTGACGAGCTCATGACTTAGGCCCATTAACGGGCTAGCCGGGATTCCCCGGTTCAATCGAATTCTCGATTTTATTCACGTTATTCCTTGGTTTAAATTGGTATTGTCGGAGGTGCTAATTCCTGCACCAACAGAATTGATCACCAAAAGCTTGTAATTCGAATATTGGGTTATGATCTGTATCTTTGCTAACTCACTTGTTACCTAATTGTAGTTCGAATTCGAGTTCTATGTGCTCTTGTTGTCACCTGTTGTCTGTGCAATAATGGGATCCCAACATCCCCGAGGATGGCCTTGTCGTTATCAATGGGAAGAAAGTTAGAGGGCTTAAGATTGAGAATGAGAAACCCTTTGGAGCCAGATGACAGTAAAGCGAGGTTCAGTACAAagtgatcattttttttaaccattcACAAGCATGTAAGATGTGGAGCAGCCAACACGTAATGATAATTATTATCACTTTTTTAagtaacaaaacttaaaaccataCTTGGTTATAGAGAATTAATTGTACACAACGAGataacaaagatatatatatattctgaCTTCAAACTGATCTTGATCTCCTTGATCTCATCACATATTCAGCGAACCTGAGACGAAGAGAAACgaattacattttgttttccaaaatttgTCTTCATCGTCAAAGATTTGTGTTACCCAAAAGCTAAAATGTACAGTTTCAAAGGAGAATTACTAATGGGCTAGTAAACGAAGAGTGTTCTTACCTTTAGTTCGATCGCCTCCACTTCTCGTTTAAGAAGACGAATCTTTTTACTCTTTTCATCAATAGCTCTGGAGAGGGCTAAGCGTTCTAGAGTAGCTGgcatatatgtgtatatataaaacaaaggattgtgagaggaagaagatacaaacagCAACCGTGatcttctaattttgtaaACGAAAAATTAACCTTTTCCTCTGTACCAAAAATGTCCCGCAAAGCCAGCCATTAGCACAGTAAAAACAGCAAATGACGCAGTGCCTTCACTCTTCTTGCTCCTCATCAGTGATGAATCTTCACATCTACCAGCCGTATACGATCTCCCTCCGCGTCCAAGCTGTAATTCATCCATCGCAACACAGATCAACGTTTCTTATTAATCATCGATAGAAACGAGAAACTTAGGGTTTACGCAATCTTTAAT includes:
- the SDH3-2 gene encoding succinate dehydrogenase 3-2 (succinate dehydrogenase 3-2 (SDH3-2); CONTAINS InterPro DOMAIN/s: Succinate dehydrogenase/Fumarate reductase, transmembrane subunit (InterPro:IPR000701); BEST Arabidopsis thaliana protein match is: succinate dehydrogenase 3-1 (TAIR:AT5G09600.3); Has 30201 Blast hits to 17322 proteins in 780 species: Archae - 12; Bacteria - 1396; Metazoa - 17338; Fungi - 3422; Plants - 5037; Viruses - 0; Other Eukaryotes - 2996 (source: NCBI BLink).), producing MAATALFRSIRRRDVVSAPLSVYKSLAGNAQPSWGSSYIGQNYASFSRAFGSKPVVNDILGTGLGTNNAIREEREKSKSTEAAIVGAQLTRSFRALDVGTSKRLFSTISGDIKTTQEEPKIKSFRPLSPHLSVYQPQMNSMLSIFNRISGVYLTGVTFAGYLLYLKMGMICLTYPSFYQVLYHTQQQLPVITSVTALAAIYHTIKSTHSLLTH
- a CDS encoding heat shock protein 70 (Hsp 70) family protein (heat shock protein 70 (Hsp 70) family protein; FUNCTIONS IN: molecular_function unknown; INVOLVED IN: biological_process unknown; LOCATED IN: cellular_component unknown; CONTAINS InterPro DOMAIN/s: Heat shock protein 70 (InterPro:IPR013126); BEST Arabidopsis thaliana protein match is: mitochondrial HSO70 2 (TAIR:AT5G09590.1); Has 30201 Blast hits to 17322 proteins in 780 species: Archae - 12; Bacteria - 1396; Metazoa - 17338; Fungi - 3422; Plants - 5037; Viruses - 0; Other Eukaryotes - 2996 (source: NCBI BLink).) produces the protein MLSKARVVSWRSGNVKSGMLSKARVVSWRAGNANGHGERSRVACSERQRKELIDTKNTADTTIYSIEKSLGEYREKIPSEIAKEIEDAVADLRSASSGDDLNEIKAKIEAANKAVSKIGEHMSGGSGGGSAPGGGSEGGSDQAPEAEYEEVKK
- a CDS encoding uncharacterized protein (unknown protein; Has 14 Blast hits to 14 proteins in 3 species: Archae - 0; Bacteria - 0; Metazoa - 0; Fungi - 0; Plants - 14; Viruses - 0; Other Eukaryotes - 0 (source: NCBI BLink).) yields the protein MTGLVSVLFASVERNREETLIWRVEEQDDEEHWICVCEETLICVAMDELQLGRGGRSYTAGRCEDSSLMRSKKSEGTASFAVFTVLMAGFAGHFWYRGKATLERLALSRAIDEKSKKIRLLKREVEAIELKPSNFLPIDNDKAILGDVGIPLLHRQQVTTRAHRTRIRTTISPLMGLSHELVRRFGSTIEIAIGGFSGRVKGKLPFKEDLMKNGSNEDLDLG